One region of Molothrus aeneus isolate 106 chromosome 1, BPBGC_Maene_1.0, whole genome shotgun sequence genomic DNA includes:
- the ZNF622 gene encoding cytoplasmic 60S subunit biogenesis factor ZNF622, with amino-acid sequence MATYTCITCRVAFKDGDIQRAHYKTDWHRYNLKRKVADMPPVTAENFQERVLAQRAVAEEQNKITATYCTVCSKRFSTFNAYENHLKSKKHLELEKKAVQAVSKKVKILNEKNLEKGLAPESVNKDEMNTAIQQAIRAQPSSSPKKTPLPPSNASGSPVSRESASLSQSRERPEIPPRLQWFEQQARKLAKQQAEEEGDNEEDWEDMDSDEDIGSDEEMESVEEEEEQQAEAESIPAVGAIPVTDCLFCSHHSRSLTKNVAHMTKIHSFFIPDIEYLVDLRGLIKYLGEKVGVGKICIWCNEKGKSFYSTEAVQAHMNDKSHCKLFTDGDAALEFADFYDFRSSYPDHEDGKDVEGLGKHSAEKELDYDDDTMELILPSGARVGHRSLMRYYRQRFGVTRDVAVVKNRKAVGRVLQQYRALGWTGQAGAISAQQRDMQYLQRMKAKWMLKTGMSNNATKQMHFRMQVRF; translated from the exons ATGGCCACCTACACTTGCATCACTTGCCGTGTGGCTTTCAAGGATGGTGACATTCAGCGTGCCCATTACAAAACCGACTGGCACAGGTACAACCTGAAGCGTAAGGTTGCTGACATGCCTCCTGTTACTGCTGAGAATTTCCAAGAGAGAGTCCTGGCACAGAGAGCAGTAGCAGAGGAGCAGAACAAAATCACTGCCACTTACTGCACAGTGTGCAGCAAGAGGTTCTCCACCTTCAATGCCTATGAGAATCACCTCAAGTCCAAGaagcacctggagctggagaagaaagCTGTCCAAGCTGTCAGCAAGAAggtgaaaatattaaatgagaAGAATCTGGAAAAAGGGCTGGCCCCAGAGAGTGTAAATAAGGATGAAATGAACACAGCTATTCAGCAAGCCATCAGAGCCCAGCCATCTTCATCTCCAAAGAAGACACCTCTACCTCCCAGTAATGCGAGTGGCTCTCCAGTGTCCAGGGAAAGTGCCAGcttgtcccagagcagagaacgACCAGAAATTCCTCCACGGCTGCAGTGGTTTGAACAGCAAGCAAGGAAACTGGCCAAGCAACAAGCAGAGGAAGAAGGGGATAATGAGGAAG ACTGGGAAGATATGGATTCTGATGAAGACATTGGCTCTGATGAAGAGATGGAAAGTgtggaagaagaagaggaacaGCAGGCAGAGGCTGAAAGCATTCCTGCTGTTGGGGCCATACCAGTCACAGACTGCTTGTTCTGTTCCCATCACTCAAGATCTCTCACAAAAAATGTGGCACATATGACAAAAATCCACAGCTTCTTCATTCCAGACATAGAGTACCTTGTGGATCTCAGAGGACTAATCAAGTATCTTG GAGAGAAAGTTGGCGTTGGGAAAATCTGCATCTGGTGCAATGAAAAGGGGAAATCCTTCTACTCTACGGAAGCAGTCCAGGCTCACATGAATGATAAAAGCCACTGCAAACTCTTCACAGATGGAGATGCTGCCCTGGAATTTGCAGATTTCTATGATTTTAG GAGCAGTTATCCTGATCACGAGGATGGGAAAGATGTGGAGGGTCTTGGAAAGCACTCAGCAGAGAAAGAGTTGGATTATGATGATGACACCATGGAGCTCATCCTTCCTTCAG GTGCCAGGGTGGGTCACCGTTCCTTGATGAGGTACTACAGGCAGCGTTTTGGTGTGACAAGAGACGTGGCTGTTGTGAAGAACAGGAAAGCCGTGGGCCGGGTGCTGCAGCAGTACCGAGCCTTGGGCTGGACAGGGCAGGCAG gggCCATCTCTGCCCAGCAGCGTGACATGCAATACCTGCAGAGGATGAAGGCAAAATGGATGCTGAAGACAGGAATGAGTAACAATGCTACAAAGCAGATGCATTTCCGGATGCAAGTCAGATTCTGA